One window of Bos mutus isolate GX-2022 chromosome 29, NWIPB_WYAK_1.1, whole genome shotgun sequence genomic DNA carries:
- the FANCF gene encoding Fanconi anemia group F protein → MDSLLEQLDRFSEVLAVSRTTHVSTWDPATVRRALQWAGYLRHIHRRFGRHARIRKALEQRLQNQWKQEGDSGPAPAPDLANFQALGHCDQLLSLRLLANPALGDASFHCLLQQLFPGPGVPDAEEEALQGSLTRFARCRAAAHMLRFHAYRENPVLQKDSVMKTQAELLLRRLQEVGEAEAEGPGRLLSRLWERLPQNNFLKVVAAALLLPQASPRLQEEELGVGSPKTPGDGRQELLRWLLGKSDIVVAFCRNLPAELLTSVVGRHPELSPVYLGLLTNWGRQLHYDLPKGLWIGTEPQDVPWEELFSRFQSLCQAPPPLKDEVLTALKSYKAQDGDFEVPGLSIWTDLLLALGSPV, encoded by the coding sequence ATGGACTCACTCCTGGAGCAGTTGGATCGTTTCTCTGAGGTTCTGGCTGTCTCCCGCACAACCCACGTCAGCACTTGGGACCCCGCAACCGTTCGCAGGGCTTTACAGTGGGCTGGCTACCTGCGCCACATCCACAGGCGCTTTGGCCGCCACGCCCGTATTCGCAAAGCTCTGGAGCAGCGACTGCAAAACCAGTGGAAGCAGGAGGGTGACTCTGGGCCCGCTCCAGCCCCGGACTTGGCGAACTTTCAGGCCCTGGGGCACTGTGACCAGCTGCTATCTCTGCGACTGCTGGCGAACCCGGCCCTCGGGGATGCCTCCTTTCACTGCCTGCTCCAGCAGCTCTTTCCCGGCCCCGGCGTTCCGGACGCCGAAGAGGAGGCGCTCCAGGGCAGCCTGACCCGCTTCGCCCGCTGCCGGGCCGCTGCCCACATGCTGCGCTTCCACGCCTACAGAGAGAACCCGGTCCTTCAGAAGGACTCAGTGATGAAGACGCAGGCGGAGCTGCTTCTGAGGCGTctgcaggaggtgggggaagCCGAAGCTGAGGGTCCTGGCAGGCTTCTCAGCCGCCTGTGGGAGCGCCTGCCCCAGAACAACTTCCTGAAGGTGGTGGCGGCCGCGCTGCTGCTGCCGCAGGCATCCCCCCGGCTCCAAGAAGAGGAATTGGGTGTAGGCAGCCCCAAAACACCGGGAGACGGGCGTCAAGAACTGCTTCGTTGGCTTCTGGGGAAATCAGATATCGTGGTTGCCTTTTGCCGCAACCTCCCAGCCGAGCTTTTAACTTCCGTGGTGGGGCGCCATCCAGAGCTGTCCCCTGTCTACCTGGGTCTGCTCACAAACTGGGGTCGCCAACTGCACTATGACCTTCCGAAAGGCCTTTGGATTGGAACTGAGCCCCAGGATGTGCCCTGGGAGGAGTTGTTCAGCAGGTTTCAAAGCCTCTGTCAGGCCCCTCCGCCTCTGAAAGATGAAGTTCTAACTGCCCTGAAGTCCTATAAGGCTCAAGACGGAGATTTCGAAGTCCCTGGTCTTAGCATCTGGACAGACCTGTTGTTAGCTCTTGGGAGTCCTGTGTGA